In the genome of Diabrotica undecimpunctata isolate CICGRU chromosome 2, icDiaUnde3, whole genome shotgun sequence, the window AAAGTATGTAATTGGTGACTTCAGTGCCAAAGTGGGGAAGAGAAACAACAATGTTATTCGTTGTTGTTTCTCTTCATCACTACCAAAACAACCCTATTGCAAAtacattcttaaagaaaaaccGAACAGAAAATGGACTTGAGTAGCACCAAATAGAACCATTAAGAACGAAATTAACTTCATTCCAACAAATCCTACATTAGGTCAATACTGGATTATGGTTGTTTATTCTACGATCAAGCTTCAAAAAGTCAACTAGAAAAAATAGACCACGTAGTAAATAAGTGTCTAAGACTATGCCTAGGGGCTTTAAAAAGTACACCGATTGATTGTTTATTTGCAGAAGTAGCAGAAACTCCACTAAAATATCGCCGAAAGATTTTAGCTTCCAATTTTATAGCTAAATTAAGCTCCAAAAAAAGCGAATTAgtccaaaaaattaatatactgtTGACATCGGATCTTACCCATAGTTATTGGAAGTCGAAAAAAAGTTTAACTATTACAGTCATACTATGTAATACATAACTTAGAAGAAATACACTCTTCAGATATAGATCCATTATatagtataaatatttacaacatccaTCCAATTAACTGTGTTTTTCTCCAAGATTATTCAAAATATCACCCAAGAATTAGACAATACATATTTAAGCAAGATTTAGAAAAGTATCTTTCCAGATGTCGATATATATTCACCGATGCATCAAAGAGTAACAATAAAGTAGGTTGCGCTATATTTGAATCACATAATAGcattaaaaaatcttataaattaaatgaaaaactaacaaTATATACGGCAGAATTAATCGCCATATTAGAAGCTTTTCTATATATAAGTAATATGAAAGTTACAGAAGAAACATAAAAATATCCACCAGGTCaatagtaattatatttttaccaaaataattaCTAAACTTCATGAACTACAATTTCAAAAAATGAATGTATCACTTGTTTCAATTAAAGGGCATCGtggaataaaagaaaataaagaagtaGACGAATAAGCTAAAATAGGAAGTAGAACAGGAGAATATTTAAGGTATAAATGTCCTCACAATGAAATTGCTTGCCACGTAAAGCCCATATTACTAACAGAATGGAGATAAATGTATAGAAGCAGTCAAaaaggaaaattttataaaaacatagtTACCGAGCCTTCTCATACTCGATAGTCTTCAAACAGTGTTTGCCACCTGCGAGAAATTGATAATGAAGTAGAATTTTTAAGACCAAATGTTTGACATTTCTTCATAAACATCAATGTAAAAATTAGACGAAAGTTGTCAAGGTAAATCAATAATGGACAGAAACTGCTTGAATATATTATTCGAGTATATCTATATTATGATgaaaacctagagctaagattaatagtattacaagaattaatattaaactcaagtcttccgggttgaactgcGTCGATTGTCATTGctccgagctttcgacatcctctttgatgtcttcttcagggcttccgaattctcagtctcccgagatcccagacactactacactgatcaataaccaatgcattactgttaCTAATCTGTATATTAGACCAATGAGCCCGTTTCTAATAGAATTTTCCATTTTCTACTGTGAAAAGCATATTATTTAGGTATCTCCAATATTTGGGATGGGTCTTAACAAGACGGAAGAAATTGCTAAATAATAAATGTCAAATTTgataagaaaaatatatttatttataggcaATTACAATATATTAATACTTATGTttcatattatattaataacgTGAAATTCATGCGTTGATAAACAATTATATAATTACTACAAACATTAAATTCCACATTTAATCGAATTTATCATAATGAATTCTTCAAAGCATAAAAATAAGGAAACAAAttatgataattaatttaataagtgTAAAACCACTTTTATCAATTAAGTAAAAGTCATCTTTCATCAAATTCAAATAATCCTACACCCATTTTCTTGGTGACGTTTGACGCTTTTGCTCAAATTTCTTCTATATCAGCAATACAAGCCGCCACCTTGATTTTCTTTAAACTGATTTCTGACCAATTCTGCAGCTTTTTCTGATAATCCCAATTTTACCAGGTCCTTTTCTAGTTCGTCTTTTGTTCCAACTCCTGCTACATATCCGTTTAAGCGGGCTGCAGCGTGAGATTTTTGAAGAAGCGCTGGTGTCAAGGATAATTCGTTGCATAACAGCGAGTGTTTTTGTAGACGGTATTTTTGGTGATAGctgaaaaataatatattacaaaGGTTTCCGCTGATTGAATATAAAAACTCTttaccaaatatttatttaaaatatagttATCGAAAAAATCGTAAGATTAACACGTCTCGGTAGTAGCTTAGTTACCATGCTGTCTGTAGATTTATTTGGTCTagatttttaacaaatatttttgggaAAAGTAGGTAAAAATGGTATCCAACACAGAAAGTAATAACGAATAGATATTACTTTCATACAGATGTAAAAGTAAAATCTAGTCGCATAACAGTATGAGTTGCAAAATGAGTATCACTAACAGTTATGATGTTTAACACATTGGATATTAACCCTTTTGACTGGCAACCCTAGATGTAAAAATATTTGAAGCCCAAACCCCGAAAACAAACTGAGCAAAGAGTTGTGGCCAAGAATAGGGAGCTGTAAAGATGGAGAGGAAAACATCCTAAACGCATAGACATAtatacaaatagactgagcgcTGCAATACAGATCCGTTCCCCCAGTGTAACAAAGAAAAGTGACGCAAAGCAGTCTCGGAGCTCTTTTAGACAATagaccgggtttatcgaccatATGACCTACTCATTGGTCATTAGGTcatgtggtcgataaacccggcccaaTAGAAAGAGATGGAGCAGGATGCTTATATTTAGGATCAGAAATAGTTTCATCCCTTTTGCTTCTTCGATAACTCGAAGATTTCTTCTATAAAGTTAGTTAAAGGTAACTGCAGGCTCCATCGTCTAATTACCTTACCTTTAAGGGTTGCTAAGTATTGCttgtttaattttcttcttcaagtgccatctccgcggcagaggtcggcaatcattatagctattcggacttttgagacggctgctctgaaaagttcatttgatgtacatccgtaccactctctcaggttgcgcagccatgacattctacgtctccctatgcttctctttccttggatctttccctgcataatcagttggagcaaggtgtatttctctccacgtgtaatatgttcgagatattccaattttcttgttttaattgtatttaaaatttctatttctttattcatccttctcagaacctctttgtttgtgatgtgttctgtccacgaaattttcagaattcttctatacacccacagttcgaatgattccagttttttcattgatgtcgcatttaagatccaagttccattccataaaataaagtcgaaaaaacatagcacatcgccaacctaactctttgGTCTACTTTGAACGCAAGTTGTTATTCATAAATACCTATATTATATCGATGGTTTCAACCTTTTTAAGTTAGGTTTGTTATGTTTATGTTTTTTGGGGTGACTAACCATCTGAAAGGACATTCCAAGACTTGCCCTAATTATAACCTTTTTCGATGGCTCCTTATATAAATATGATCGAAGAATTTGAGATCTTGGAGTACcgtagaaaaataataaaacggaAATATATACGTGGTAAACTTACTCTTCTGCTGGATAAAATGGTCCTGCTGAAACAATGTCAGTTATCAAAGGAACGTTATGCTTCTCCGCTTCTTCTTTTCTTGATTTCTCAGCCAACTGTTTCTGCTCATCGTTGTGATACAAAATAACTGAAGCATACtaaaaaaattaagtctaattaaataattattaggtGACAAAAATGTTCAAATACCGATATCAagtggtgtttattattaaactttctcttaaattttttatatccAATTTAAATTATACAGCTTCATGATCAGTCACATTACCTATAAATACAGAGTAAAATACCACgatttataacaatatttaataaatacattatttttaagtaCAATTATAGGatcatttaaaatttcaatattagGAAGCAATGATTCCGTGACAGCTATctatgttaaattaaaattatggagaatattattaatttacaagcaaattattttaataatcttAACTGTTAATATTAGCCgggtgactacagtctcaaaaaggTTAAAAACCAAAGACTGCAATAGTTTGGTCAGTTCAGGGAAAGAGAGCTAGAGGAAAACCAAGGAGAGGATTGAACGACTGTGTGGTAGAGGACTTGAGAGAGATAGATTTACATGAAAAAGATACGATAGACAGAAATATGTGGCAAAGAAGAGTAAAGAACAAATCAAACAACAAGCTGACTTAATGACGTGATAGCATAAGAAGTGTTTTAGAAATTATTGTATAGCGAAGATCAATGATTCCCCCACTATTTTTCCCACTACAATGACTTGAGTTCTATGATATACACTTACACTGTAATCTGACACGAAAGAAAAATAAACGTGATTACAAATAAAATAGTGTATTATTACTAATACCAATAAACATGCAAAATATCTACAAAACAATGCCTCCATGACATATACGtccaaaataaaatcatttaattgCAAAAAAGAACAGAACTCATTCCAGGTATGTCAGAAATGACCTCTTTATATTCACATTAAGTGGTCTATATCAGATTCTTCTTATGGCGTGCCACAGGTCTACTAAGTTTGCTGGAGGGCATGGCAATCGATTTAGGTTTCGACCTACCATATCCCACACATGTTCGATGGGCGACTAATCAGCTAATCTTGATGGCCACTCCAAAGTCTCTATACCAGATTCTTATATAAACTCCATGGATTCACGGGCAATATGAGCTCTTAAGTTATCCTGTTTCGCACAGAACGAGCGTAGGATGATTTGTAGGTATGGATGTAAAACCGGTTGCAGTACTTCAAGCTTACGTATAAAGGAGTTGATCTGGAAAGACATGACGTAACAAAATACTTGGGGGTGTACATAGATAAGAAAATGACGTGGAAACCTCAAATCGACGACATTCCAGAGAAAGCCACAAAGAGATGTCGACTGCTCAAACGTCTCACAGCAACAAAGTGGGGCGCCACGTAAGATGTCCTGGTAGCAACATACAAAACCTATGTCCGGCCGATATTAGAATATGGGAGTGAATCTATAATAACTGCGAGTACAAACACCACCTTCAAGCTTGAAGTTGCCCAGAACACTGCCCTTCGCGTCATCACCGGTGCTCCAAAATCAACACCGATTACATCAATGGAAGCCCAGACCGGTATTGAACACCCTAGCTTCCAATCGCacacatcagcaaagtccaccattagaagaggaatcaaagcgaagataaaagagcagcaaatacaagccggtgctggaaaatcttgggcccacctaatagagtcaccaatccctcgcaatttgccgagacccattagtgtagccgtgttcagaacaactacggggcatgactacctgacctcccatctacatcgcattggcgtccgcgaaaatgacaactgtccactatgtgatcagccccagatggatgctgctcaccttccagagtgcccagccctgaaaacagacccacccgaggaggatgaagatcgcctacgagaaacggctcgtctatactggtcagcgcgccaccaaatggctaacatgccaaggtgggcgttggctagtaagtaagtaaggtTGCAGTACTTCACCAATATATCGTCGAGCTGTCAAAGTACCATTAGTAAGAACTAGAGGTGATCTGCTTACCAAACATATAGCACCCCATACCATAATGCTTGGTTGTCTTGCTGTATGACGTTCAACAGCTGTCTATATTTCGTCTCTCACCTCGAAAACGTCTTACCCTTATGCTCCCATCAGAGCCACCAAAACAAAAGCTAGATTCATCAACGAAGCAGACAATATTCCATTGGCCATTTCAGTTCTGCCGAGCTCTGCACCATTTTAAGCGTCAAAACCGTAAGCTGTGGTGTCAAAGGTAACACTAAAAGCGGACGGTAAGCTCTCAGTGCCAATTCTTGCTGATTCAAATCACGGCCTTGCAATATTCTAGGACGGGAAGACCCTCCACGATGCCGATAAGTCTCACCATTGGACAACCTCCTCCAAACTCTTAACACCGTTGATGGATTAGCTTAAACTTTTcgtaaaattgtgaaaaaaagtaatacaacgccagtatagaagctttgcttcaatAAACATTTAAACAAATATCGCCATCAGAAATAGTAAAATTCTAAAATTAAGAAACCATTTCCG includes:
- the MsrA gene encoding peptide methionine sulfoxide reductase isoform X1 — protein: MRYTFIQNKVRFYIENKKNKRQTKMSNILHEVDTPFEKATFGMGCFWANDALYGAEPGVLRTRVGYAGGTTEQPTYRSIGDHTEVIEIDFDPKAVSYEKLLNLFWKNHEYGLTTKIKKQYASVILYHNDEQKQLAEKSRKEEAEKHNVPLITDIVSAGPFYPAEDYHQKYRLQKHSLLCNELSLTPALLQKSHAAARLNGYVAGVGTKDELEKDLVKLGLSEKAAELVRNQFKENQGGGLYC
- the MsrA gene encoding peptide methionine sulfoxide reductase isoform X2; amino-acid sequence: MGNALKTKMSNILHEVDTPFEKATFGMGCFWANDALYGAEPGVLRTRVGYAGGTTEQPTYRSIGDHTEVIEIDFDPKAVSYEKLLNLFWKNHEYGLTTKIKKQYASVILYHNDEQKQLAEKSRKEEAEKHNVPLITDIVSAGPFYPAEDYHQKYRLQKHSLLCNELSLTPALLQKSHAAARLNGYVAGVGTKDELEKDLVKLGLSEKAAELVRNQFKENQGGGLYC
- the MsrA gene encoding peptide methionine sulfoxide reductase isoform X3, which codes for MSNILHEVDTPFEKATFGMGCFWANDALYGAEPGVLRTRVGYAGGTTEQPTYRSIGDHTEVIEIDFDPKAVSYEKLLNLFWKNHEYGLTTKIKKQYASVILYHNDEQKQLAEKSRKEEAEKHNVPLITDIVSAGPFYPAEDYHQKYRLQKHSLLCNELSLTPALLQKSHAAARLNGYVAGVGTKDELEKDLVKLGLSEKAAELVRNQFKENQGGGLYC